One segment of Anastrepha obliqua isolate idAnaObli1 chromosome 3, idAnaObli1_1.0, whole genome shotgun sequence DNA contains the following:
- the LOC129242853 gene encoding chitooligosaccharidolytic beta-N-acetylglucosaminidase-like, whose product MERYIVIIFAVVIAFLNFGLLAVGGEYNVAYGYECQQSRCLKVELTNKTIERAISLPVCRLLCGDGVGTVWPKPTGIIRTDNIILHVDINTITFVFPKLTKQQQLWEASKERFLLQLKSQAQEIGIFNAGGSNLSLVVEVISEIDELPRLSLDTDESYNLSISSTKEHGAIAKISANTYFGARHGLETLSQLIVFDDIRREYQLLAKVEIEDKPTYKWRGILLDTSRHFYSVKSIKRTLDALAMVKLNVFHWHITDSQSFPLEIKSHPELHRLGAYSPSKVYTHNQISEVVQYGLVRGIRVMPEFDAPAHVSEGWQHKGMVACENYQPWRSYCGEPPCGQLDPTVDELYSVLEDIYREIFQLFSPDVFHMGGDEVLSKCWNASDSIRDWMQLRGWDWNEDDFHRLWGYFQTKALERVDKVSNNSKPLVTLWTSSLTQDPYLDKYLDKSRYIIHIWTRGSSPDIKSILQRGYRVIISNNDALYFDCGGPSWVGDGNNWCSPYIGWQKVYANNLDKIAGDYKSQVLGGEAAIWSEQIDEFTLDYRLWPRASALAERLWSNPVDSWREAESRILYHRERLVANGIHAEALQPEWCLQNENACPVNKN is encoded by the exons ATGGAACGTTATATTGTTATAATCTTTGCTGTTGTGATTGCTTTTCTCAATTTCGGATTGTTGGCGGTTGGCGGAGAGTACAA tGTTGCATATGGTTACGAATGCCAGCAGAGTAGGTGCTTAAAAGTCGAACTTACGAATAAGACTATAGAGAGGGCCATCAGTCTGCCAGTGTGTCGGTTACTTTGCGGCGACGGTGTGGGAACTGTCTGGCCAAAACCAACGGGAATAATTCGCACTGATAATATCATATTGCATGTAGATATAAACACAATCACATTCGTATTTCCCAAACTcaccaaacaacaacaactgtggGAAGCAAGTAAAGAACGATTTTTGCTGCAGTTAAAAAGCCAAGCACAAGAGATTGGCATATTCAACGCCGGGGGCTCCAACTTGAGTCTGGTAGTGGAGGTAATTTCAGAAATCGATGAGCTTCCCCGCCTGTCGCTGGACACTGATGAAAGCTACAATTTGTCGATCTCTTCAACAAAAGAGCACGGCGCAATCGCTAAAATTTCAGCAAATACCTATTTCGGTGCTCGTCATGGTTTGGAAACATTATCGCAGTTGATTGTTTTTGATGATATCCGCCGAGAATACCAACTCTTGGCTAAGGTCGAAATAGAGGACAAACCTACTTATAAATGGCGAGGCATATTATTGGACACATCAAGACACTTCTATTCTGTGAAGTCCATTAAACGAACTTTAG atgcCTTAGCGATGGTTAAACTCAACGTATTTCATTGGCACATCACTGATTCGCAAAGTTTCCCACTTGAAATCAAATCTCATCCAGAACTTCATAGGCTCGGTGCATATTCGCCTAGTAAGGTTTATACGCATAATCAAATTTCTGAAGTTGTACAGTATGGGCTAGTTCGTGGCATCCGGGTGATGCCAGAATTTGATGCTCCCGCCCACGTCAGTGAAGGCTGGCAACATAAGGGAATGGTTGCCTGTGAAAATTATCAACCTTGGAGAAGTTATTGTGGAGAACCACCATGCGGACAACTCGACCCCACTGTAGATGAATTGTATTCCGTACTAGAAGATATTTATCGCGAAATATTTCAACTATTCTCTCCAGACGTTTTTCACATGGGTGGTGATGAAGTACTATCTAAATGTTGGAATGCTAGTGATAGTATTCGTGATTGGATGCAGCTAAGAGGATGGGATTGGAATGAGGACGATTTCCACCGACTCTGGGGTTACTTTCAAACAAAAGCACTCGAAAGAGTAGATAAAGTATCGAATAACAGTAAACCACTAGTTACACTGTGGACTAGTAGTCTTACACAAGATCCATATCTTGATAAATATTTGGACAAATCCAGATATATCATACACATTTGGACACGCGGCTCAAGCCCCGACATTAAATCAATCCTACAACGAGGTTATCGAGTTATCATCTCGAACAATGATGCCCTGTACTTTGATTGTGGTGGCCCTAGTTGGGTAGGCGATGGTAACAACTGGTGTTCACCGTACATTGGCTGGCAGAAAGTATACGCTAATAATCTAGATAAAATTGCTGGGGATTACAAGTCCCAGGTTTTAGGAGGCGAAGCAGCAATTTGGTCTGAACAAATTGATGAGTTCACACTGGATTATCGACTATGGCCCCGTGCAAGTGCATTAGCAGAGCGTCTGTGGTCGAATCCAGTTGATAGTTGGCGCGAAGCTGAATCGCGTATATTATATCACCGCGAACGATTGGTTGCTAATGGGATCCACGCGGAAGCTCTTCAACCGGAATGGTGTTTGCAGAATGAAAATGCATGCCCGGTCAATAAGAATTGA